One Mesorhizobium loti genomic window carries:
- a CDS encoding exsB protein yields the protein MQRDPGTALVLFSGGQDSTTCLAWALENFERVETMGFDYGQRHRIELDVRPYLLGRIRTDFPAWHGRLGEDHMIDMAVLGQISDTALTRDVEVALNANGLTNTFVPGRNLLFLGFAAAIAYRMGAKHLVIGVSEADCSGYPDCRDDAVKAMQLALNLGMETRFVIHTPLIRRDKAQTWALADWLGGEALVKLICEGSHTCYSGDREHRHSWGFGCGTCVECNLRAAGWEQFRSCKEAPVAAHEMT from the coding sequence ATGCAACGAGATCCGGGAACCGCACTCGTCCTTTTCTCCGGCGGCCAGGATTCGACAACCTGCCTGGCCTGGGCGCTGGAGAACTTCGAGCGCGTCGAGACAATGGGCTTCGACTATGGGCAGCGGCATCGGATCGAGCTCGATGTGCGGCCCTACCTGCTCGGGCGCATTCGAACAGACTTTCCGGCCTGGCATGGGCGACTAGGCGAGGACCACATGATTGACATGGCCGTGCTCGGCCAAATCAGCGATACCGCGCTCACGCGTGACGTCGAGGTCGCACTGAACGCGAACGGTCTAACAAATACCTTCGTGCCTGGCCGGAACCTTCTGTTCCTCGGCTTTGCGGCCGCGATAGCTTACCGGATGGGCGCGAAACACCTCGTGATCGGCGTGTCCGAGGCGGATTGTTCCGGCTACCCGGACTGTCGGGATGACGCAGTCAAAGCAATGCAACTCGCCCTGAACCTTGGAATGGAGACGCGTTTTGTCATTCACACACCCCTCATACGGCGCGACAAGGCGCAGACCTGGGCTCTGGCGGATTGGCTGGGCGGCGAGGCGCTGGTGAAGCTCATCTGCGAGGGAAGCCACACTTGCTATAGCGGAGACCGAGAGCATAGACACAGCTGGGGTTTCGGTTGCGGGACCTGCGTCGAGTGTAATCTTCGCGCAGCAGGATGGGAGCAATTCCGATCATGCAAAGAGGCACCGGTGGCCGCCCATGAAATGACGTGA
- a CDS encoding 6-carboxy-5,6,7,8-tetrahydropterin synthase, whose product MKITQAFTFEAAHCLPRVPKTHRCHRMHGHSYRVELRLEGPVDPDTGFVIDFFDVEAVFGPLLQRLDHQYLNEIEGLDNPTAENIAVWIWNQTKPLLGQMCSVTVYETPLCWAEYGG is encoded by the coding sequence ATGAAGATTACGCAAGCTTTCACCTTCGAGGCAGCGCACTGTCTTCCGCGCGTGCCAAAGACCCATCGCTGTCACCGCATGCATGGCCACTCATACCGTGTGGAACTGCGTTTGGAAGGGCCCGTCGATCCAGACACGGGCTTTGTCATCGATTTCTTCGATGTCGAGGCTGTGTTCGGACCGCTTCTGCAACGTCTCGACCATCAGTATCTGAATGAGATTGAGGGTCTCGACAATCCGACAGCGGAAAACATTGCGGTCTGGATCTGGAACCAAACCAAGCCGCTTCTTGGCCAAATGTGCTCGGTAACAGTCTATGAGACACCGCTGTGCTGGGCTGAATACGGGGGTTGA
- a CDS encoding organic radical activating enzyme protein, whose product MSYAVKEIFYTLQGEGRNAGRAAVFCRFAGCNLWSGREGDRAKAFCGFCDTDFVGVDGPGGGHFDTARELALAVEQAWRGSGTGQRPVVLTGGEPLLQIDEELLEALHSLAFEIAVETNGTIPTLAGIDWLCVSPKCNARLVVMAGDELKLVYPQIGAEPEHFEVLAFEHLLLQPMDGPEREANTAAAVAYCLANPRWRLSLQTHKFLGIP is encoded by the coding sequence ATGTCATATGCGGTCAAGGAAATTTTCTACACCCTTCAAGGTGAAGGGCGAAATGCCGGGCGGGCCGCCGTATTTTGTCGTTTCGCCGGCTGTAACCTTTGGTCGGGACGTGAAGGCGACCGGGCAAAAGCATTCTGCGGATTTTGCGACACCGATTTCGTTGGGGTAGATGGCCCCGGTGGCGGACATTTTGACACCGCGCGGGAGCTTGCGTTGGCGGTCGAACAAGCATGGCGCGGGTCGGGAACTGGCCAGCGTCCTGTCGTGCTCACCGGAGGGGAACCCCTCCTCCAGATCGATGAAGAACTCCTGGAAGCGCTGCATTCCCTGGCGTTTGAAATTGCCGTGGAGACCAACGGTACCATCCCTACACTCGCCGGCATCGACTGGCTGTGCGTCAGTCCGAAATGCAACGCACGCCTCGTGGTCATGGCAGGGGACGAGCTAAAGCTTGTATATCCTCAGATTGGCGCGGAGCCCGAACATTTCGAAGTTCTCGCGTTTGAGCACCTTTTGCTTCAGCCGATGGATGGGCCCGAACGCGAGGCGAATACGGCCGCCGCAGTGGCCTATTGTCTTGCCAACCCACGTTGGCGCTTGAGCCTTCAAACCCACAAGTTTCTCGGGATCCCATGA
- a CDS encoding nitrogen fixation protein nifU: MRDNTENVYLFSDKLYFINPHNVGALDTPNAAGEVGAVACGDGLKLIMGFDPKTETITAATFQTFGRGSAITASSAFTEFIVGKTIDEALQITDQDMADFLGALPPHTAFSSLDRLILERGLRLMSEFFRAVRKAFEETPGFSRLVLVKASSR, translated from the coding sequence GTGCGGGATAATACCGAAAACGTCTACCTCTTCAGCGACAAGCTCTATTTCATCAACCCGCACAATGTCGGCGCTTTGGACACCCCCAATGCGGCCGGCGAGGTCGGCGCCGTCGCCTGCGGCGACGGGCTTAAATTGATAATGGGTTTCGACCCCAAGACCGAGACGATTACTGCCGCAACGTTCCAGACCTTCGGCCGCGGCTCGGCCATAACCGCTTCCTCGGCGTTTACCGAATTCATCGTCGGCAAGACCATCGATGAAGCCCTTCAGATCACTGATCAGGACATGGCGGATTTTCTCGGCGCCCTGCCGCCGCACACGGCCTTCTCATCGCTCGACCGCCTCATCCTGGAGCGCGGCTTGCGGCTGATGAGCGAGTTCTTCCGTGCGGTTAGGAAGGCTTTCGAGGAGACCCCAGGATTCTCACGCCTCGTGCTCGTCAAGGCATCCTCGCGATGA
- a CDS encoding Iron-sulfur cluster assembly accessory protein has product MITLTENAVAAVKTALARADEPAEGFRIMVEAGGCAGLKYLMGLESVSREGDAIMETDGVKVFVDASSQPHLAGTTVDFVTGLESSGFVFDNPNARDKCACGKSFG; this is encoded by the coding sequence ATGATCACACTTACTGAAAACGCCGTCGCTGCCGTCAAGACCGCGCTTGCCCGCGCCGACGAACCGGCGGAAGGCTTTCGCATCATGGTCGAGGCGGGCGGCTGCGCCGGCCTCAAATACCTGATGGGTCTGGAAAGCGTCTCGCGCGAGGGGGATGCCATCATGGAGACGGACGGGGTCAAGGTGTTCGTCGACGCAAGCTCCCAGCCCCATCTCGCCGGCACGACCGTTGACTTCGTCACGGGCCTGGAGTCCTCGGGCTTTGTCTTCGACAATCCCAATGCGCGGGACAAATGCGCCTGCGGCAAGTCCTTCGGCTAG